The following nucleotide sequence is from Chelonia mydas isolate rCheMyd1 chromosome 5, rCheMyd1.pri.v2, whole genome shotgun sequence.
gcaggtTTCCTTCGAGCTTGAGGATTTCACTAGCGTCGGGCAGTGTTGCTGACCTGCTTCTGTTGGGTCTCTTGCTAATCTGCCGTTTCGTCTCTCTGTAGACCCATGGAGAGGTGGAACGTCGCATAGTGTCGCAGCTGCTGACTCTTATGGATGGCCTGAAACAGAGAGCACATGTGATTGTTATGGCAGCTACCAACAGACCTAACAGCATTGACCCTGCACTCAGGCGATTCGGTAACTGAGTTTTGCTGCCTTTTTGTTGGTGCATCCAGCGCTTTGTTACAGCTGGTACTGGAGTGTTCCCCGGTTAGGGCTGTGAAATGATTGATTAGACATTAGCATGTGCCCGATAACTTTGTAGGTCTGATTAACAACTTGCTGACTCATCTCTTCAGAGCTCATGGGAAACTCATTCCTGGCTTCCAGCATTTGGTATCACACTTCGTGCTGCAGGGTTATAAACAGCAGAAATTGCAAAATGCTGTAATGATGGCTAAAGCAAGCCTCTGTCTGAAGTAGCCATTTACTATTAAACAAAATTCCACTGGAAACCTTGAGGGTGCTTTAAAGACCATCTCTGGTAGCTGGTCACTTCAGACAGGTTCATCCCTTAACTTGTAGTAAGCCCCAAATTCTCATACCTTAGATTTAGGTGTTGAGACATGTCCAGTGAATTTTCAGAACTTTGTGCCAAGAACGAATGTCCAATTTGCATGAGCAGTttctgccaggctgcagctgcaGACTAGTGGAACTTGCATGGGCAAATGTCCAGTTTAATGCACCACTAGCTGTCTGAGTGCACAGTTCTGGTGATATTGTGCAGTTGTGGCATGTTTGCATTTTTGCATGTGACTATTaatttttattgcagtagtggCCGTCAGGGATCGGTGCTCTttcatgctaggcactgtaacaCTCTTCATACAtagcttagatactacagtgataggcATTGTAGAAGGTTATGAGAAAGATTTAAATCTGCCTCTGAATATTGGAATAGTCCCTACCTGTGCTGTTCATGCATGGGTAGAAGTGGAAAAGGAGTCATGCTGGTAAACTGGGTgtaagcaaacaatgtgtgttttaatacagcaaaATGTATACATCcggaaacaaagaatgtaagccaaATTTATGGGATAGTTGACTTCTATCCtcggaagcagggactctgaaaaagatttgggggtgatggtgaataatcagctgaacatgagctcccagtgtgactctggCCAAAAGAGCAAATGGGATCCTGGGATGCATCCACTGGGGAATctggagtaggagcagagaggtgattttcccactgtatatggcactggtgcgactgctgccgGAATCCTGTGTCctattctggtgcccacagttcaagaaggatgttggtaacttgcggagagttcagagaagagccactagaatgattaaaggcttagaaaacctgccttatagtgacagacgcAGAGTCCAGTCTGTtgagcttaataaagagaaggttatggggtgatttgattacaatcTAGAAGTATctaatggggaacaaatatttaataaagggctcttcagtctagcagggaaAGGTCTAACGCGATCCTGtgggtggaagttgaagctagacaaattcagactggaaataagggtgagagtaattaaccatcggaacaaCTTATCCAGGGTTGTGGTGaagtctccatcactgatcattttaaattcaagatggaatgtttttctaaaagttctagGAATtactgtggggcaggtctctggcctgtgtcctacagggggtcaaactagatgattgcattggtccctcctggccttggaatccacgTATTTGTGGTGCTGCTTCTTTCAGAAACAGAGCAGTGCCGGTGAGGGGGAGACTTACCTTCACAAAAGCGTAAATCACTCTAGAAGAATGACTGAACCAATCAATGCTCCTCAACATTTGGCAATCCTGACTTCTAATCAAACCAGTGCTCTCACTTGCCCTGACTGGCTGAATCTCTCCCTCACTCTCAGATCTCTCTTGGGTTTTTTAAAGCATCCATCACTGTAGTTCAAAGTACTGGGACCTCCTGGAACACATGTACAGTCCTCATTTTGCTTTTCAGTGGGACCACAGGCAGGGGAATGCTGTAATCAGAGCTTACCTACTTCCAGAGAATTCGGCAGCTAAGTGTGTGTTTTGTGCTCCTCAGGTCGCTTTGACAGAGAGGTAGATATCGGTATCCCTGATGCCACCGGCCGCCTGGAGATTCTACAGATCCACACAAAGAATATGAAACTGGCTGACGATGTTGATCTGGAGCAGGTTGGTAGCATGCTTTCTGGGAAAGCCTTGGTTGTACCAGCACACCGGTGTTCTCATTAAGGAGTTACGTAATGGATGAATTGTTGCAGTTATGGTGATGTAATTTATCCATGCGATTGATAGGGCAGGAAACTGGATAAGCAGGGAATCTTTGACCTTAATTCTACTCAGCCAGCTTGTGACCAAAAGTCACTGCCATGTGAAAGTGGCGTGGCTGCATAAGAATGTATGAACGGTcgcattgggtcagaccaatggtccatctagcctggtgtCCTGTTTCCAACTatggctggtgccaggtgcttcagagggaatgaacagaacagagcaattactgagtgatccatcccctgccgtcCCAGTACCAGCACCTGGGCTtcgggacacccagagcatggggtgcatccctgaccatcttgtctaatagtcattgaaggacctatcctccaggaacttatctgaTTCTTCTTTGAACTCacttatacttctggccttcccaacatcccctagcaatgagttccacaggttgactgcgcgtTGTGTGAAGAATTATTTCCTTGtgattgttttaaacctactgcatgttgatttcattaggtgacccctagttctggtgttatgtgaaggagtaaataacacttccttatctaccttctccacaccagtcatgattttactgatctctctcatatccccccttagtcacacaccattgatttatattgtgacattatgatatttttgtcttattatctgacctttttctaatggttcctaacattctgacggctgctgcacactgagtggatgttttcagagaactatccacaatgactccaagatctctcaagtggtaacagctagtttagaccccattattttctatgtagagttgggattttGTTCCCCAATATGCATAAATTGCTCTTAGGCCAGTTGGAGGAGTCTTGTGCTACCATATCTTCAGACTCCCCGAGTTGGCAGTCTTATGAGAAGCCAAGGATTGAACGGACCACAGACTGAGTTATCTGAGTGTTTGGCAGCGTGCACGAGAAGTGGTGCAGTGCACGTGCAGTATCGGTCCTGTGGATAGAGGACACCTATCTCCAGGGCTGTCATTTTGCCCCCTTTCTGAATTAGTCCTAGCTCCAATCCCATATGAAACGTAGCGtctccctgcctgctggctggggtgCTGCGAGCTCCTCCTGAACTTACAGCAAAGCATCAAGGTTCCTGTCCCCCCGAGGGTTACTGCATGTCTTGCTGGCTGTACTCTTGGGCAGAAAGGTGGGGCCCAGATTCTGCCAGTGTGACGTGTTTGCACATGTCCCGGCAAGTGACGGCTGACGCATTGCTTTCAGGTGGCCAATGAGACCCATGGCCATGTTGGTGCTGACTTGGCTGCCCTTTGCTCCGAAGCTGCTCTTCAGGCCATCAGGAAGAAGATGGATCTCATAGACCTGGAGGATGAAACCATTGATGCTGAAGTGATGAATTCACTGGCCGTGACCATGGATGACTTCAGGGTAATGCAGAAATGCTCAGTTTGCTGCTGGCACAAGTCTCTCTCTGTTCATTACTGTCTTAGAACAAGTGAACGTAGCATGTAATTCACGTGTTACCCTTTCTCTCCTGGTGCTAGTGGGCTCTGAGCCAGAGCAACCCCTCAGCTCTGCGGGAGACCGTGGTGGAGGTGCCGCAGGTTACCTGGGAAGATATTGGTGGTCTAGAAGATGTCAAGAGAGAACTCCAGGAGCttgtgcaggtgagggctggtGTGAGCAATTCCTGGCTGTCAGCTAAattgcttaattaaaaaaatctactGAGAGATGCCAGTGTGGGCTGCAAATGGAGAGGGTTTACCTAAAAAGGGTTTCTGATCAACCTTAATCTCACAGGCCACCTCTTCCCAAATATTTTCACATGGATTCTGATTTCCTCACACTTGACTGTAAACTTCATGCTGCTTCCTGTCAGTTTTAACAGTGTGGTGTgcacggggggaggggtggggagggctgtgcACATGCTTTGGGGACAGACGCTTTTCTGTCTTGTTCTAAGTTACGTCTACACTGAGCTTTCTTGGCAGATCTTGTGTTGGGGTTAGCAGTGGTGGAAATGCTATTGTGGGTGGGCGTTCTTGTGTCATGTAGATGGAGACCAAGACTGGGGAAAATTGCTGAGGTCTCAGTGTAGCTAAGACCTTCGTATCCAAGAAACTAAATGCCAAAAGCAAGTGCTGGCTCTGCGCTGTCAGGGCATGTGACGTGTTTGATCCAGGGCTTTCTACTATTGTGAAGCTTTTCCTACGAAGAGACGCTGGAAATGCTCTTCTCTATTAGCCCTGAGATGCCAGGATCAGGGCGGTCTTGACATGCCCCTATCTTTGGCTGCAGATCACTGTCTGCAGGGCAGATGTTGAAGACCCATTACTGCCCTTTTATGAAATATAAATTGGAGACTCTTATCCTGTCTTGTTCTCTAGTTTTAAGCCATCCCAAGTTAGTGTTAACCAAAAGCTATCCCCTAGCCCTGGTGAACTGGTGGGACTGTCCAGTTTCTGGTGGACATCACTGTCTCAGGAGAGAGACCCTGGCTGAATGGGCCACAGAGACTGAGCTTCCATCTCTCCCCTCTAGCGCAGTCCCTGCAGGGCAGAGATGAAGCACACTGGCGGGAAGCTGGCCCTGCTGCTAACCAGGCAGTGCCTGGCCTGGGGATAAAGAGGCTCTTCGGGCCCCAGGACTGTTGATGAATGGCGTTAGACATTGTCTTGAAAACTGTGTTAGAATCTAGCAGTCCGAACCCTTCAAATTTTGGAGCTTTAGCCTCTCAGCTGGCAGGGTCAAGGTGTGATCCGTTGGTCTGGCTCATTCACTGAGGGCTGATGCTAGATTTCTCCCTTCTCTAGTATCCTGTGGAGCACCCAGACAAATTCCTCAAATTCGGCATGACTCCATCCAAAGGGGTCCTGTTTTATGGGCCACCTGGCTGTGGTAAGACACTGCTGGCTAAAGCCATTGCCAACGAATGCCAGGCCAACTTCATTTCCATCAAGGGGCCAGAGCTTCTCACCATGTGGTTTGGGGAGTCAGAAGCCAACGTGCGTGAGATCTTTGACAAGGTAAGTAGCTTTGTTTCCTAATAAGGGTTTTAATGTTCTGTCCCATCTCCCCAGAGCATCACCTGTGCTGAGCTGGCCCCAGTGCTATCTTGATTTTGTCACATGGTCAGGTGTTGCTTCCTCGTGTTGTGAGCACATCCCATGTTTCTAACGTTAGAAAACTAATGACCCTTCCCAATAATGCGAGTCACATAGATGTAATAGGCTTGCTCCTGCTACTTCCTGAGCATGTTGGACGATAGATGCTCAGATATCCTGGCGATGGGTGCAGGGTAAGGACCAGAATAGAAGGGAAGCAGGGTTGTTCAAAGgtaatcccccacccccatagaaCTCTGTTACATGGGACATCCCATTAGCTACTCTCAGCCTTCTAGAAACCTGCTGAAGGGTGGTTCGTCTGGCAGGCTCTTGTTTTCAAGGTCCTCAGTCTTGTCCAGCAATACACTCAGCTTAGGGAGGCCACCCACCTTCATGAGTGTCTCGTTCTTCAGTGGAAATGTGAGCCTCTGCCCGAGCTGCATGCTTGTCTTGGGAGTCTGCTTTCGGAGCATGTTGCCTGCTGTGGGAATGGGGAGTTGCAAGGGGAGTGAAATCTCAGGTAGGAAGAGTGCCAGTCCAGCCAGAATACTTCCCAGCTTTTCTCTAGGCCTGGGAGTCTCCAACATTCCGCTGGTTAACGTTGCTTCCAGTTCTTGGGGAAACGCCTCAGTCTATTGAGCGTAAGTGTTTGTGATGTAAATCTGGGACAGCCAGAGAGCCGCTTGTCTAAGCTGCCCTGAGGTCCAGCAGCATTCCAGCACCTCTCGGTGTATGAGGAGAGAGGGCTTTTATTTGTCTGCCAAAGGCCAGGAGATGCTTCAGGTGAATTCTAGCTCCTGACACTTGCTGGTAAGTGCACAAAGGAACTGTGTGTGTTTGCCTTGTGCAGGCCCGCCAAGCAGCACCCTGCGTGCTCTTCTTTGATGAGCTGGACTCCATTGCAAAGGCTCGAGGTGGGAACATCGGCGATGGTGGGGGCGCCGCGGACCGTGTCATTAATCAGATTCTGACAGAGATGGATGGCATGTCCACCAAGAAGAATGTCTTCATCATCGGTGCTACCAACAGACCAGACATCATCGACCCGGCCATCCTGCGCCCTGGCCGCCTGGATCAGCTCATCTATATCCCCTTGCCTGATGAGAAGTCACGAATCGCCATCCTCAAGGCCAACCTGAGGAAGTCCCCCGTTGCCAAGGCAAGGCCTGAGCTCTTTGACCAAGGCTGTGGTGTTCCTGGGGTCTGGTGAAAATGGACCCCAAAGGAGCAAGGGGAACGGTAGAGAGGCCACTGCTGCTGTTAGCGCATGAGCTGCCATCCCTGCAGTTGGGGGatagggagggagggtggagttTGGAGTCTGCATGCCAGTGACTCCTTGGGTGTAAGGGGCAGCTCCCTAAAATACAGCCACCCTTAACGGGGCTACCCCCCAACACCTCTAAAGCCTGACTCATTGCGTTCTGGGAAGGGGACGAGCTCAGGTTGGTTCGAAAGAATAGGGTTCTCTGTTGTGAACACAAAATGGGACAGGGAAATCAAGCGAGAGCCATAAAGGTTAATTGATGGAACCCATTTACTGAGCTCAGGCTGTGGGCAACGGAGCCACAGTGCCTGCCTCAAGGAGGCAAACCAAACAGAGCAGCCCTGTCCAGGAGCAAAGGGCCCACGTTGGGCCAGTGCTGGGGTTCCCTAATATAGCGAATATCTTCCCTGTGGGTTACGGCTGGCTGGCGGGTGATGACTGAAATGGTGTATTGCTCTGAGCAGCTTGGGGGACTTAGAATAAGGTTCTTGTGCCATGTTTATCTCAGTGCCCTCTGGGGCGTCACTGCTGCACTCGTTGCAAATGAGTCCCTAGGCAGTCACATGACCCGTGCCCTTCCTTATCCAAGGGCAGCATTTCCCTAGCACTCTGGCACTGAGCTGGGCTCCCACGCTCCCCTGTGGCTTTGCAGTTCTGATGCTGTCACACCATGAGCCAGTGACTTCGGGGCTTCGCTGGCTGCAGCCTAATGTTGCTTCAGGCGATCCCCAGCACTGACATCTGACCGGAGGGCCCTGACCCCTGGAGCCATGCtgcatccagctgcctttcccgGTGGGGAGAGCAGTACCAAGGCACCTGGAGCTGCCTGCCCAGGTTCTGGTTGGGCACATGTGGGAGGGTGGGCCTGCCTCTGCTCAAAGCTGAGCTGTAGGAGTCTCCTGCTGTCGGGTCTTCCTGCTCCTGGCTCATTCTAGGAGGGCAGCCTGTTGCCTCGAGGGCACGTGACACCTTGGTATTAGCTGGCAGTGTAACATGTAAAGAATGGGCCGTCCTGATCCTCCCACAGGATGTGGACCTGGAGTTCCTGGCGAAGATGACCAATGGCTTTTCAGGAGCTGACCTGACCGAGATCTGCCAGCGTGCCTGCAAACTGGCCATTCGCGAGTCCATTGAGAACGAGATCAGGCGAGAGCGCGAGAGGCAGACCAACCCTTCTGCCATGGTGAGTGAGGCTGCGTCTCAGTGCCGCTAGAGAGAGACGGGATGTGGCTGTCTCCAGGCTGTTGGCACAGTTATCCCCAGGCTCCCCAGAGAGTTGGGCATTCCCCAGCCACGGAGCAGGGCACTGAACATGGTCATGTGAGGTGCCCTTCGCAGCAGGTGGGTTCTTTGCTCTTGGCAGCCCAAATGCTGGGCTGATGTCGGGGAGGGCCAGGCTTTCCCACTGCCAAGGGGACCCTTCCCTAGGGTGAGGTCACTTCTCTGCTGCAGTTTCCCCTTTCCAGTTGCTCCCGCTGGCTGTATCAGAGCATTACCCAAAGCAGAGCTCTTGGGTGCTTGGCTGGGGACAAAGTGCTGTTTTCAGTGGGAGCTTGGGTGCAGGGTGAGCTGTGGTTCTGTCTCTGCTCCGTTGCAGGAAGTGGAGGAGGACGACCCGGTTCCGGAGATCCGCAGGGATCACTTTGAGGAGGCCATGCGCTTTGCTCGCCGCTCTGTCAGTGACAACGACATCAGGAAATACGAGATGTTTGCACAGACTCTACAGCAAAGCCGCGGCTTCGGCAGCTTCAGGTAACTTGGGGGACAGGGGCTAGCGGGTCGCTAACGATGAGCAGCTTCAGCTGTGTCCTAGTGTTTGGGGAACTGCGTTCTGTCTCCCCAACTCTCCGTTCCCCCAGCAGTGCCGGTCGGTCAATTCCTGTCAAAGCCACctgctgttaaacagcagctggGCCCACCCCAGGGTGGGCTGCACTTGGGTGGCAGGCGCTTTGTAAAGCGCTGTGGGACTTTCTTGGAATGCCGGAGCCGTAGGTCTCAGTTTCTGCctgcgttttaaaaaaaaacaaaaacaaccaaacttATCAGCAGTGTAAGCGGAGAGCACAATTTCCTCTGTTTGTCTCTGAGCCAGGGGACTGGTGTGGCGGGGAAGGCGGCGGCTGTTGGGCGGAGCGTGACTGGTGTttctctgctctcccttcccGAAATGCTCTGTGCAGATTCCCGTCTGGTAACCAGGGTGGCGCTGGCCCAAGCCAAGGCCCAGGCAGTGGCAGCGGGGGGAACGTGTACAGTGAAGACAATGACGACGATCTCTATGGTTAACCTGCTGCCCTCTGCGGACCAAACTCCAGACCAGGCCATGTTGTGCAGGGAAATTCCAGCGTTCCGTGGACTCTCGGCTTCTTCATTCCTCAGTCAGAACAGTGTAACTGCACGTCAGACTTTGTACAGGGGTGTCTGTTGCAAACACAATAAATTACAAACCGGTGTCGTTTGGGAGGCAGACAGTGAATTAACCAGGAGGGGAACTGACTTAATTTCTGAGAAATTTCTGTTCTAGTTTATGTGGCAGAATCAGCAGCTTTAGCAAAGGGTACAATGCTAGCCTGTataaaaaccacaaaaataataaaaaaacaaaaaaattcccatAAAATTCCAACCAGGCCCCAGCCCTTCCTTTGTGTGACATGGCCTTGGCGTAGCCAGCTCTGTCTCCTACAACTTCTGCGTCTGCCTCACTTCTCTGGCCttttcaccccccttccctgtgctTGGCTGGGAAGATCTAGCTGTGCTGACGCAGTGAATGTTTGGAAATAAACTTACCCACTCGCAAGCGGTTTCTAACCCAACCCCAGTGAACGTTGAGTGAAAGTGGCCCCTGGGGACCAGCAGGTGCTGAATGTTCATTCTCAAAGTGGGTGTGAGGCTGCATCTCTCTTCCCAGCTGGGCCCTGTGTTGGGTGCAGTGTTGTGGCTCATGTCCCTGTCTGTCCTCTGAGCTCCCATGGGCCAGCCTTTCTGGGCTGTCAGCCTGCTGGAGATGTGACTGCCTGCGCCCCCAGCTAGCTGGCTGGGTGCGATGCATCCCActgggtgctcaggggctgggaGTGTAGCACCTCAGGCCCATGGACAGGAAATAAAGGAGCGTCATCTTCCTTGATGCCCCAAAGCAGCTCTCCTGCGTTTGTCAGGCTGCAGAGCAATTTGTACTTGCAGAGGGACCCGTCTTCCCCTTAGCCTGAAACCAAACCCAGCCAGGACCTTCTGTGGCCGGGGAAGGGTTTAGTTCTTCGTTGCCAACCTCGCTCTCATTGTTCCTCTTACCAGCCCACCAGGGCTGTCCTTTGGCTTGGGCGTCCTTCCTCTGCCTGGCTTGTCCTCCCCTCTTCCAGCAGCGCGATGAGATGGACAAGCCCTGTGtcccctgctgcttccctttgcAGGCCTTAGCTGGGGAAAGCACTGGCACGGCCTGTCACTTACCGCGCATGCCATGGGATGCACTCACTGCTCATCCCGTCTGGATCAGAGGGCTGGCTGCGGTAGAGCTGGAGAAGGGTATGGCTCCTACTGGGCTCTGGGTCTTGAGTTCTTCACTACTGCGTGCACAGAAAGCAGCTTCTGTTTCTCCAAAAGCCTGAGGCCCTGAGCTTGGACACTTGGTCTTTGCAGTTCTAGAGGAGAACCCGCCCTATGGTGCTGAAAAGCTACAGAGCCCAGGCGTAGCCACCTGCCCTGTTCAGTCCCCTTGCCCCATGTATGCCCACAGCAGCGCGCATGGTTCAGGAGAGGTTTGCTAAGCAGCAGCCTGCGCTATTGAACACATGGTGCTGGAGGGTAGCTGGCTGTAAAGGAGGGGGGCTCGTCACACAGTTACCTGGCGTGTTTgtgatggggtggtggggggaatgcAGGCTGAATTCAGAACCACTCCTGGTGTCATGAGTGTGGGTGTAGGACAGCTGTGTTCCTGCACTTCCCCACTCAGCTCTGGCTCTCATGTGGCTACAGGTCCACCGTGTTCagtgctgggcagcagggggggACCCCAACAATGAGCAGGCGCTGTGTCCAGCTAGCCTAAagcaagctgggggaagagaaagcGCTGTGATAAAGGGCTCAGGAGCTGAAGGATGCAAACACCAAGGAGAAAGGACATGGGCAGGGTGACGGTGTGGGTGTACCGGGGAGCAATGCATGGCCAGTGAGAGCAAACGGAGTTAGAATAGCATGCTCCAGGTTGCAGGCTGGCAGTAAGAATGATCAGGTTTGGGCTAGTTCCCAAGGCTGAGGTGGAAGCTCGGGGCATTTAAATTAGGACACAGACCTGTGGACCGGACTGccaggaacaatcctgcactccCCCTGTCTGACTGCTGGCACGGCCCCACTGACCTTTCCCCAACCCAAGGAAGGGGGACAGGCCAGGTGGTCCATATCCTAGCACTGATAGGGTGATCAATAATAACCCCCATGGATCTGTCAAAAACGAGTCATAGCCAAACCAAGCTCTTGTCCTCCTCTGATGGGAACCAGCTACTTCATGGGGCGAAGCAGTAGACATGAGTCGCTTTTGAGGTCTTTTGACACAGTCTGATGTGagagtctcataagcaaactagggaaatacagtcCAGATGAAATTGCAATAAAATGGGTGTGTAACTGTTGAAAAGCTGTGCTCAAAGAATCGTTCCCTGGGGGTGCTCTCAGACTTTGAGGAAGTAGCAAGTTGGGTCCTGGAGCAGTCTGTCCTGGCTCCAGAattatcaatattttcattaatgacaggATGACGGCATAGGGagtatgcttacaaaatcagTGGAGAACACCAAGCAgtgaggggttgcaagcgctttggacaCAGGATTAGACTCTAAAATGAGCTCGATAAACTGAAGCAAGGGGTCTGAATTCGCTATAACAACAGTCAAGAAAAACAGGTGCAGAGTATGACAGcttaaggaaaaatcaaatgcaaagctACAGAAACTGGCTAGGTAGTAGCACTGCAGCATAGGAGCTGGGGATTACTGTAGCTCACAAATGGAGCCAGGGGCCAAAGCGTGGAGCTGGGGTTAAGGCAAGAACAGTCAGTCTGGGTGCATTCAGCAGGGTGTCATATGTAAGGCCTGGGAGGTCATGGTCCCACTCTCctgggcactggggaggggaagggagcaagGGCGCTgtgggttagatattaggaaaaacttccaaatgcacagggtggttaagcactggaaccgGCTGCTTAGGGAGCTTGTGGAcactccatcattggagatttttaaaaccaagtcataacacaagaacccggggggggggggggggggtgtcacccaatgaaattaataggcagcaggtttaaaacaaacaaaaggaaatacttcttaacacaatgcacagccaacctgtggaactccttgccagaggatgttgtgaaggccaagactataacagggttcaaaaaagaactagataaattcatggaggataggtccatcaatggctctgagccaggatgggcagggagggtgtccctagcctctgtttgccggaagctgggaatgagtgatgggatggatcacttgatgataccctgttctgttcgttccctctggggcactggctgctgtcagaagacaggacactaggctggatggacctttggtcggacccagtatggccagtcttatgtttgAGACACACCCATCAGGGATGGGCTACATTTCCTTGGTCCTGTCTCCATGCAGGGGGGCTGAagtagatggcctcctgagggcCTGGCTGGCCCTACATTTCCATGGGGCTAGTCCAGCTGCACCGGGTTATCACTGAGGTCCTCCTCTGGGACAGCACCTTGGGTTGCCGTTGCTGGGCTCACCGCAAGACCCCTGACGAAAGGTGGCTGTGATGGTGGGCGCTAAAGCAGGTCAGAGTTGGTGGAGAAGAGCTTTGTGTGAGCTAGAACacgcctctctctctcttgatCGCTCGCATCAACACACATTGGTCCAATGACAGAGATAACCTCACCAACCCTGTCGCTACTATCCTGGGACCCAGGTAGGTACAGCAACACTGCGTACTCATGAGAGAAGCCATTTGTAGGTCAGGCTTTAGGGCCTTCAGGGCTCCTGCCTGGCCAGCATCTGGTCCCGTGGGGAAACGTCCTTTGTAGTTAATCTTTGTCACGCTCCAGCAGCTTGGGACCGGAGTCTACTCCCATTCTAGGAACTGACATTACATACGTTGCAAACGCCTTTCACAGGCTCCCA
It contains:
- the LOC102947293 gene encoding transitional endoplasmic reticulum ATPase: MASGSDSKADDLSTAILKQKNRPNRLIVDEAINEDNSVVSLSQAKMDELQLFRGDTVLLKGKKRREAVCIVLSDDTCSDEKIRMNRVVRNNLRVRLGDVISIQPCPDVKYGKRIHVLPIDDTVEGITGNLFEVYLKPYFLEAYRPIRKGDIFLVRGGMRAVEFKVVETDPSPYCIVAPDTVIHCEGEPIKREDEEESLNEVGYDDIGGCRKQLAQIKEMVELPLRHPALFKAIGVKPPRGILLYGPPGTGKTLIARAVANETGAFFFLINGPEIMSKLAGESESNLRKAFEEAEKNAPAIIFIDELDAIAPKREKTHGEVERRIVSQLLTLMDGLKQRAHVIVMAATNRPNSIDPALRRFGRFDREVDIGIPDATGRLEILQIHTKNMKLADDVDLEQVANETHGHVGADLAALCSEAALQAIRKKMDLIDLEDETIDAEVMNSLAVTMDDFRWALSQSNPSALRETVVEVPQVTWEDIGGLEDVKRELQELVQYPVEHPDKFLKFGMTPSKGVLFYGPPGCGKTLLAKAIANECQANFISIKGPELLTMWFGESEANVREIFDKARQAAPCVLFFDELDSIAKARGGNIGDGGGAADRVINQILTEMDGMSTKKNVFIIGATNRPDIIDPAILRPGRLDQLIYIPLPDEKSRIAILKANLRKSPVAKDVDLEFLAKMTNGFSGADLTEICQRACKLAIRESIENEIRRERERQTNPSAMEVEEDDPVPEIRRDHFEEAMRFARRSVSDNDIRKYEMFAQTLQQSRGFGSFRFPSGNQGGAGPSQGPGSGSGGNVYSEDNDDDLYG